TCACAAAAAAAGGGGGAGGATGAGAGGGCTAACCCCAACTATCGCTCCCCCTCGGGCAGTATAATATACGATTAAAAACAATTTTACGGCGACAGCCGAGCTGCCAACTACCGCTACACCGTTTCGTGCTCGGTGCGGCTGATGATTTCGTTCTGCAGTTCCGGTCCCAGATCGTTGAAGTAGTCGCTAAATCCGGCAACGCGTACAATAAGATCCCTGTAGAGCTCCGGATGCTGCTGCGCCTTACGGAGCGTATCGGCGTTCACCACGTTAAACTGGATGTGGTGACCGTCGAGCCTGAAGTAGCTGCGCACCAAGCTCGACACCCTGCGGATTGCCTCGTCTCCGTTGAAGAATTGAGGGGCGAACTTCATGTTTAGCAGCGTTCCCCCAGTTCTAACATGGTCTATCTTAGCTGCCGATTTAACGACGGCTGTTGGCCCATGCGTATCGCAGCCCTGCGATGGCGAGATCCCCTCCGAAAGCGGAGTCGTAGCCTTGCGTCCATCGGGCAGCGCCCCGGTAACCTTGCCGAAGTAGATGTGGCAGGTGGTGGGCAGCAGGTCTACACGGTGAACGCCACCGCGCGCGTTAGGTTTTCCATCTACTGCATTGTAGTATATCTCAAATACCTCGTTGAGGCAGCGATCGGCACGGTCGTCGTCGTTGCCATATTTTGGAGTGTTGAAGATAAGCTCGTTTCGGAGCGCCTCATGGCCCACGAAGTTATCCTTTATGGCGTCGAGCATCGCCTGCATGGTAGCGCTGCCCTTCTCGTACACGTGGTAGCGCAGCGACGACAGGCAATCGGTGATGGTTCCCAGCCCAACCCCCTGAACGTAGGTGGTATTGTAGCGAGCACCACCCGAACAGTAGTCCTTTCCAGTGGTAATGCAGTCGTCAATAAGCAGCGACAGGAACGGAACAGGCATGAACTCGCCAAAAATCTGCTCGTTCTTTAGGTTACCCTCAATCTTTATCTGCATAAAATGGTTTACCTGCTTCTCAAAAGCCTCCAGCAGCTGCTCGTAGCTGGTAAACGTGGTAGCATCACCGGTTCTTAGGCCCATCTGGGTGTTCGTTCTCGGGTCAAAACCGTTGTTCAGCGTCAGCTCCAGTATCTTGGGCAAGTTAAAGTAGCCGGTAAGCCAGTACGCCTCGGTTCCGAACGCGCCCACCTCTACGCAGCCGCTTGCACCACCCCTTCGTGCATCAACAATGCTCTTCCCCTGGCGCAGCATCTCCTGCACCATCGCGTCGGTATTGAAGATGGAGGGCTGCCCAAAGCCGGTTTTGCTTATTTTGATGGCACGGTCGATAAAGCTATCGGGATTCTTCTTCGAAAGCTGCACCATCGAGCTAGGTTGCAGCAGGCGCATCTCCTCAATCACGTCGAGGATGAGGAACGAAACCTCGTTTACACCATCAGCACCGTTATCCTTCACCCCACCAACGTTGATAAGGCAGAAATCGGTGTAAGTGCTGCTCTCCTGAGCGGTGATGCCCACCTTTGGTGGCGATGGGTGGTTGTTGAACTTCACCCAGAAGCACTGCAGCAGCTCGCGGGCCTGCTCGTAGGTTAGCGTACCCTCCTCGATTCCTTTCGTGTAGAATGGCTCAAGATGTTGATCAAGCCTTCCCGGATTGAATGCATCCCAAGGGTTGAGCTCTGTCACCACTCCAAGGTGCATAAACCAGTAGTATTGCAGCGCCTCGTGAAAGGTGGTCGGTTTATTGGCGGGAATTTTGCGGCAAACCTCAGCCATTTTTTGCAGCTCATCCTTTCTGATTGGGTCAGCCTCGCTTTTTGCTAGTAGTTCCAGTACATCGGCATGGCGGTTGGCAAAAGTAATGATGGCGTTGGCCGCAATTCGCATGGCCTTTAGCTCCTCAATTTGGGTGATATCACCATTGCTACGCTTCTCCAGCTCCTTATCTATTTGTGCGATGAAGTCATTCATCCCCATCTGGTAGATTTTTCCGCCGCACACCGTATGCCCAGGAGCGCGCTGCTCCATAAACTCGGTGAAGATACCCGCTTCAAAGGCCTGCTTCCACGCTGGACTCATGGATTGCATAATGCGCTCACGGTTATTCTTCCCCGTCCAGTAGGGAGTGATGATATCCCGAAAGTCTTTTCGGGTTTGCTCATCAACCTTAAACGATACATTCTTGCGCGTATTTAGGATATCCAAGTCCTCCTGCGTGTGTACGCATATCTCCGGATAGGTTGGCGTTGCCTTTGGCTTTGGTCCACGCTCGCCAACAATCAGCTCTCCATCGCCGATGTAAAGTCTTTTATGGGTTAGGATGTATTCAAACGCCATCGCGCGCTGTACTGGCACCGAAAGGTTTACGTTTTCAATGCTCTTGTAGAACTCCGTGATAAGTACTCCTCTCTCCGACGATAGCGTGTTGACCGCATTCAGGGTCTCCTCTCTCAGTCTTTTAACTCGTTCGTTCATGGTTCTTGTTATAGCTCGGGTTATTACTTGTTATCCTCCAATTGATACCTTTACTCCTTGCTCCTGGAACAGGGTAAAGTAGCTCTGTAGCTCCTCATTCTTCAGCGATTTATGCTCAAAAAGCGAATTGCTGATGCCCAACCGCTCGTACTTCGACTGGGCGATGGTGTGATAGGGAAGCAGATCAACCCTTACCACGTTCCTCAGCTGGGCAACAAACGACAGAATGCTGCTCATCTCCTCGTCGTTGTAGTTAAAGGTTGGTATTACAGGGATGCGAATCTGTACAGGGACGCCTCGCTCCGACAGCTTCCTAAGGTTATCAAGTATGATGTCGTTCGAAACGCCCGTGAATTGGCGATGCCTCTCCTCGTCGATGCACTTAAGGTCGTAGAGGAAGAGGCTGGTAAAGGGGATGATGCTCTCGATGTTCGTCCAAGGCGTAAGCCCCGAGGTGTCCACCGCCGTATGAATCCCTCTCTGGTGAAGCTTTTCGAGCACCTGCTGTAGAAACTCATGCTGGAGCATCGGCTCACCACCCGAAAAGGTCACGCCACCGCCCGACTCCTCCATAAAAATGCAATCCTTTAGCAGCTCCTTTGTCAGCTCATCGGCCGTTATTTCGTAGCCAATGCTGTAGGGCATGGCGTAATCTACCCCATCAACCTTTACCGTTTTGGTAGATTGCTCTATTTCCTTGCATAAGCCTTCGGGGTTATGGCACCACTGGCAGCGTAGAGGGCATCCCTTTAGGAATACAGCTGTGCGTATCCCAGGGCCGTCGTTTACCGCAAAGCGCTTGATGTCAAATACAACTCCTTTCTCCATAGTATAAATGGGAGTTTGCTATTCGTAAGTACGTTTTTGAAAAAATGTTGGGATGGGAGCACAAGTACGTGCATCCTCGGTGTGGAAGGATGGCGATCAGCAGATCCAGCAGTCGTAAAGGCCTTTGCCCTGCTGGTGGTATTGGTTATTTACGTGGAGCGTAAGCATGGGCGCAATATAGCTTTTTTATCGATATCTCCCTATGG
This window of the uncultured Acetobacteroides sp. genome carries:
- the hypD gene encoding trans-4-hydroxy-L-proline dehydratase produces the protein MNERVKRLREETLNAVNTLSSERGVLITEFYKSIENVNLSVPVQRAMAFEYILTHKRLYIGDGELIVGERGPKPKATPTYPEICVHTQEDLDILNTRKNVSFKVDEQTRKDFRDIITPYWTGKNNRERIMQSMSPAWKQAFEAGIFTEFMEQRAPGHTVCGGKIYQMGMNDFIAQIDKELEKRSNGDITQIEELKAMRIAANAIITFANRHADVLELLAKSEADPIRKDELQKMAEVCRKIPANKPTTFHEALQYYWFMHLGVVTELNPWDAFNPGRLDQHLEPFYTKGIEEGTLTYEQARELLQCFWVKFNNHPSPPKVGITAQESSTYTDFCLINVGGVKDNGADGVNEVSFLILDVIEEMRLLQPSSMVQLSKKNPDSFIDRAIKISKTGFGQPSIFNTDAMVQEMLRQGKSIVDARRGGASGCVEVGAFGTEAYWLTGYFNLPKILELTLNNGFDPRTNTQMGLRTGDATTFTSYEQLLEAFEKQVNHFMQIKIEGNLKNEQIFGEFMPVPFLSLLIDDCITTGKDYCSGGARYNTTYVQGVGLGTITDCLSSLRYHVYEKGSATMQAMLDAIKDNFVGHEALRNELIFNTPKYGNDDDRADRCLNEVFEIYYNAVDGKPNARGGVHRVDLLPTTCHIYFGKVTGALPDGRKATTPLSEGISPSQGCDTHGPTAVVKSAAKIDHVRTGGTLLNMKFAPQFFNGDEAIRRVSSLVRSYFRLDGHHIQFNVVNADTLRKAQQHPELYRDLIVRVAGFSDYFNDLGPELQNEIISRTEHETV
- a CDS encoding glycyl-radical enzyme activating protein → MEKGVVFDIKRFAVNDGPGIRTAVFLKGCPLRCQWCHNPEGLCKEIEQSTKTVKVDGVDYAMPYSIGYEITADELTKELLKDCIFMEESGGGVTFSGGEPMLQHEFLQQVLEKLHQRGIHTAVDTSGLTPWTNIESIIPFTSLFLYDLKCIDEERHRQFTGVSNDIILDNLRKLSERGVPVQIRIPVIPTFNYNDEEMSSILSFVAQLRNVVRVDLLPYHTIAQSKYERLGISNSLFEHKSLKNEELQSYFTLFQEQGVKVSIGG